A segment of the Candidatus Hadarchaeales archaeon genome:
TCATGACCGCAACCTTCGACGTATGGTGCTCCTTCGCATCGATATCTCACGAAATCGCCATGCCAGTCGATCGCGCGTGTGGTCGATATTCTTCCGCAGTTCTCACAGAGAGGATCAAAAGGAAGCCAGTCGTCTGGCAGTGGTGTTTCCCTGAACATGTTCAGAATCTTGCGGATCTTCTCGGACTTCTGAAGGGCAATTCTTATCAACTCCGACATCATTCCGCTCCGGTAAATTTCTGCTGCAGAGAAGATTTCCACTTCTATCCCAAAGCTTTTCAGAGACTCTATGAAAGGGCGAGAGAAATAGTCGACAAAACTCCGGTAGGCCGGGTCCGGCGATGGTATGTTCACGTATGGATAGCCGAGGTATCTTCCGAATTCGTTCTCATTGAGAGGACTTGGAACTCTTCTCATAGGATCATAATCATCAGCGTACCAAATCGCCCTTGCATCTGCTCCTTTCTTTCTGAGAACCTTAGCAATGGCGTCAGCGATAAAAACGTCGTTTGCATGGCCTATGTGGATGTGACCAGAGATGGAAATCCCACTGGCAACGGTGTGTCTCCTCCCGCGTTCAAGGAGCTCCTCTGCTATCAAATCTACCCAGTGCATCAATAGTTTTTTAAGACGTGAACTCTAAAAATCATGGAGTTAGATGCTTCCAGCTAAAAGGATGAGTAAAATCCCACCGTCAAGCACTCTGAAAATTTTGAGATTAGCCAAAGAACTCGAACGAAGCGGGAAAAGGATTTTACACCTTGAGGTTGGAGAACCAGATTTCGACACGCCCGAACACATAAAGAGGGCTGCTGAGGAAGCTCTTCGAAAAGGAATGACGAAGTATACTCCAAGCCCCGGACTCCCTCAGCTTAGAGAAAAAATAGCCGAGAAGCTTGGGGAGGAGAAGGGCGTAGATCTCAAGCAGGAAAACATAATCGTTACGCCTGGTGCCAAACATGCGATTTTCTGCGCTTTGGTTTCCATATTGGATCCAGAAGATGAGATCATCATCCCCAGTCCATGCTGGACTTATGAGGCAATTGTCTTAGTTGCCGGTGGAAAACCCGTCTTTTTGAGAACTAAAGAGGATGAAGGATTCGTCCCCAAACCGGAGGATCTAGAGCGAAAAATCACGAAAAAAACGAAAGCCATCCTCTTGAACTATCCGAGCAATCCGACCGGAGCGATCATCGACAGAAGTGCTCTGGAAGATATCCTTTTGATAGCGAAGAAAGAAAAACTTTGGATCATCTCGGACGAGATTTACGAAAAACTGACATATGAAAAAAGGAGCGCAAGCATATTCGATTTCCCGGATTGCCTTGACAGATCTGTTTACATAAGCGGCTTCTCGAAGACCTACGCGATGACGGGCTGGAGACTCGGATATGCCGTTGCACCTGCTAACTTAATCTCAGAGATGATAAAAATCCAAGAAGCAACAACCTCCTGCGTTCCTGGATTCGTCCAGATGGCCGGAATAGCTGCGCTGGACGGACCACAGGATTTTGTTGAGAAAATGAGAAAGGAATACTGGACCAGAAGGGATCTCTCCGTCTACCTCCTGAACTCAATCGAGGGGGTGAGCTGCAGAAAACCTGGAGGGGCTTTTTACGCATTTCCAAACATGCGGGAAATTGGAACAGCATCGGTTGAATTTTGTGAGAGGCTTCTGCAAGAGGAGGGAGTCGCTGCCGTCCCTGGGTCGGGCTTCGGGCCTGGTGGAGAAGGACACCTTAGAATCAGTTTCGCGACTTCACCAGACGTCATAAGAGAGGGCATAGAGAAGATCAAATCCCTTGTTGAGAGAATTCGTAAGGAGAAGTGAGGATTTCCCTTATTTTTTTCGCCTTTTTAGGCCCTATTCCTGGAACAAGCATGAGCTCTGCTTCGCTCGCCATCATCACCCGCTCCACCGTTTTAAATTTTCTTAGCAGCCTTTCAGCCAGAATGACGGAGACTCCTGGAAGACCCTCCAAGACGAACCTCTGGAGACGATCGAGGGTTGGACTTGGAGGCTTCCTGCGCTCGAGTGGAATTTCTCTTTTTTTCTTCATCGATCTTCTAGCGATTACTGCGATGAAACCTGCTGTATCTTCCTCATCTGTGGTTTGTATCACAGAAACACCGAGATCCGTAGAGAGTGCCGCAAGAGCTCCTCTTATCGCGTTCGGATGGATCAACCTCCTGCCGTGCAGATCAGTCCCTTCAATTATGATTATCGGATGTTCAAAAGTTTCGCTCAAAAGTTTGGCTTGATTCAAAAGTCTTCCATCTACAATGGACTGCAGAAAATCCCCGGCCGTCTTCCGCTCGATTCCGACATCTCCGATGATATAGTCGCCCACATCAAGTTTTTCAAACTTAACATCAACACCAACGGCAAGGAGATGCTGAATAACGCCTGATTGAGACTCCCTGTGATCGGCGATGACGGTGGGTTTCATCTCATCACAGACTTCAATTTTTTTCTGATAAAAGATGTTCTCGTTCGGCAAATATCTGCCCTACTTTGGTTTCCGCGAATGTTATTTTTAAATCAAAGCAACGCACTGTATATCCATATCCAAGAGATGAGCCATACCATAAAGAACGGTCCAAAACCAGAACTGAGGATTTTGGAAATTGGAAATTCCGACTGCTGCAGCTTTAGGATTTTGCCTGCGAGAGACGCCGACAAAAGGTAGACAATGATCGCTATAAAAAGCGCTCCCCAACTGTTCTTTATAACCGCGGAGACTATCCCAGAGATCATTCCCATCAAAACGAAAAACAACACCATCTTTGTTTGCGGCTGCAGAGATCTCACCCGTTTATCATACCATCACAAGGTTTTATATATGTCGTGACTTGAAATTGCATCAATCGGGTGAAAAATATGCAGAACATTGCCGCTTTTCTAGCCGTGCTCGCAACAATCTGTTGGGGAATGGATCAAGTTCTGGGAAAAGCATCA
Coding sequences within it:
- a CDS encoding pyridoxal phosphate-dependent aminotransferase; this encodes MLPAKRMSKIPPSSTLKILRLAKELERSGKRILHLEVGEPDFDTPEHIKRAAEEALRKGMTKYTPSPGLPQLREKIAEKLGEEKGVDLKQENIIVTPGAKHAIFCALVSILDPEDEIIIPSPCWTYEAIVLVAGGKPVFLRTKEDEGFVPKPEDLERKITKKTKAILLNYPSNPTGAIIDRSALEDILLIAKKEKLWIISDEIYEKLTYEKRSASIFDFPDCLDRSVYISGFSKTYAMTGWRLGYAVAPANLISEMIKIQEATTSCVPGFVQMAGIAALDGPQDFVEKMRKEYWTRRDLSVYLLNSIEGVSCRKPGGAFYAFPNMREIGTASVEFCERLLQEEGVAAVPGSGFGPGGEGHLRISFATSPDVIREGIEKIKSLVERIRKEK
- a CDS encoding ERCC4 domain-containing protein produces the protein MPNENIFYQKKIEVCDEMKPTVIADHRESQSGVIQHLLAVGVDVKFEKLDVGDYIIGDVGIERKTAGDFLQSIVDGRLLNQAKLLSETFEHPIIIIEGTDLHGRRLIHPNAIRGALAALSTDLGVSVIQTTDEEDTAGFIAVIARRSMKKKREIPLERRKPPSPTLDRLQRFVLEGLPGVSVILAERLLRKFKTVERVMMASEAELMLVPGIGPKKAKKIREILTSPYEFSQQGI